One region of Salvia miltiorrhiza cultivar Shanhuang (shh) chromosome 3, IMPLAD_Smil_shh, whole genome shotgun sequence genomic DNA includes:
- the LOC131019001 gene encoding uncharacterized protein LOC131019001, producing the protein MPHVWQSSLFNKRAAKVWQICAPQKVKVTAWRIFRNRLPTCDNLSKRNISLDDVEIMCNACCQEKESADHLFRSCPKTEMIWNEVQKWTRLYTARSDCNEAHFHSFIHKGRGKNIKKFLEALWTCTTWLIWKGRNESRFQNKNWEVQKMLGKIKASQIHVFLVIIPAEFQPRGPSYVQPWTPSFNTLKLRMRNERELRAAGARLRVGQAEGSS; encoded by the exons ATGCCACATGTTTGGCAGAGCAGCTTGTTCAATAAAAGAGCAGCGAAAGTTTGGCAGATCTGCGCCCCTCAAAAAGTTAAGGTTACGGCATGGAGAATTTTTCGGAATAGGCTGCCTACCTGTGACAATTTGAGCAAGAGAAACATTTCGCTAGATGATGTGGAAATCATGTGCAATGCTTGCTGCCAGGAAAAAGAGTCGGCGGACCACCTGTTTCGCTCCTGTCCGAAGACAGAAATGATTTGGAACGAGGTACAGAAATGGACCAGGCTCTACACCGCACGGTCGGACTGCAATGAGGCGCACTTTCACTCCTTTATTCACAAGGGCAGAGGTAAGAACATCAAGAAATTCCTTGAAGCTCTTTGGACTTGCACcacttggcttatttggaaagGTCGTAATGAGAGTAGATTCCAGAACAAGAACTGGGAAGTCCAGAAAATGCTGGGCAAAATCAAAGCGAG ccaaATCCATGTCTTTCTCGTCATCATCCCGGCGGAATTTCAGCCACGAGGGCCGAGTTATGTGCAGCCATGGACTCCAAGCTTCAATACCTTGAAGCTTCGAATGAGGAACGAGAGGGAGCTGCGAGCGGCTGGAGCCCGGCTGCGCGTCGGGCAGGCTGAGGGCAGCAGCTAG